A section of the Deltaproteobacteria bacterium genome encodes:
- a CDS encoding gamma-aminobutyrate dehydratase gives MGLRTAEQYKASLKDGREVYYRGEKVEDVTTHPIIGIAVEHACIDYHMAEDPKYRDLAVVTDPQTGEQYSRYYHLPRNTEDLLKRSQLIAASTREGATLVILIKEIGTDALYALHVVAEEMAKRGKPEYKERVEKYHRLCRDRDYGVAVAQSDVKGDRGLGPQGQEHPDYYLRIVDRRNDGIVVRGAKIHTSVLTNTDEVIVLPTRAMKAGDEDYSVAFAIPANTKGLKLIASSYGGFKKDPFEYPISAKHKMMETITVFDDVFVPWDRVFMCGETEAAGFLALTFVKFHRFTAVSYKLPLLEMLAGSARAIAEYNGIENAGHIREKLTELAAYHATVQGLIVAAAHNCVVTPPGIAIPNVLFTNVAKYQFASNYHDAVQMVQDVSGGLLVTGPSVEDWRSEATGPFLKKYLGGKKGVPTEHRLRMMNLISDLTASDFGGYQEVLAVHAEGSLEAEKLQTYREYDFKTAADYAREVAGIK, from the coding sequence ATGGGTCTGCGTACGGCGGAACAGTACAAAGCAAGCTTAAAAGACGGGCGTGAAGTCTATTATCGCGGAGAGAAAGTTGAGGATGTGACCACTCACCCAATCATCGGGATTGCGGTGGAACACGCCTGCATCGATTACCACATGGCCGAAGATCCCAAGTATCGGGATCTGGCCGTCGTTACCGACCCCCAGACTGGCGAGCAGTATTCGCGCTACTATCATCTTCCGCGCAACACGGAAGATTTGCTGAAGCGGAGCCAGTTGATCGCCGCCAGCACGCGCGAAGGGGCGACGCTCGTCATCCTCATTAAAGAAATCGGCACCGATGCGCTCTACGCCCTGCATGTCGTTGCGGAAGAAATGGCCAAGCGCGGAAAGCCGGAATACAAAGAGCGGGTGGAGAAATACCATCGCCTGTGTCGTGACCGAGACTACGGTGTGGCGGTGGCACAGAGCGATGTCAAAGGCGATCGCGGCCTCGGTCCACAGGGACAAGAACATCCCGACTACTACCTGCGCATTGTTGACCGGCGCAACGACGGCATCGTGGTGCGCGGGGCAAAGATCCATACCTCGGTGTTGACGAATACCGACGAGGTGATTGTCCTGCCGACGCGAGCCATGAAAGCCGGCGACGAGGATTATTCCGTCGCGTTTGCGATTCCGGCCAACACCAAGGGGCTGAAACTGATTGCCAGCTCCTACGGCGGTTTCAAGAAAGATCCTTTTGAATATCCGATCAGCGCCAAGCACAAGATGATGGAGACGATCACGGTCTTCGATGACGTCTTCGTGCCGTGGGATCGCGTCTTCATGTGTGGAGAGACGGAAGCCGCCGGATTTCTGGCGCTCACGTTCGTGAAATTTCATCGCTTCACCGCAGTGTCATACAAACTGCCGCTGCTGGAAATGCTGGCCGGTTCGGCGCGCGCGATTGCCGAATACAACGGGATCGAAAATGCCGGTCACATCCGTGAGAAACTGACCGAACTAGCGGCCTATCATGCGACCGTGCAAGGGTTGATCGTTGCTGCGGCGCACAACTGCGTAGTGACGCCTCCAGGGATCGCCATTCCCAACGTACTGTTCACCAACGTAGCGAAGTACCAGTTCGCTTCGAACTATCACGACGCCGTCCAGATGGTGCAAGACGTGAGCGGCGGCTTGCTGGTGACCGGGCCGAGCGTAGAAGATTGGCGCAGCGAGGCGACCGGCCCGTTTTTGAAAAAATATCTCGGCGGGAAGAAAGGCGTTCCTACCGAACATCGCCTGCGCATGATGAACTTGATTTCCGACCTGACTGCATCGGATTTCGGCGGCTATCAAGAAGTCTTAGCCGTGCACGCCGAGGGCTCGCTGGAAGCCGAGAAGCTCCAGACCTATCGCGAGTACGATTTCAAAACCGCTGCCGACTATGCCCGTGAGGTGGCGGGAATCAAGTAG
- the glmS gene encoding glutamine--fructose-6-phosphate transaminase (isomerizing), with protein sequence MCGIIGYIGHREAAPVLLKGLQRLEYRGYDSAGVAIFANSGSRDGILVRRSVGKLTNLDRLLQDQPVHGSIGMGHTRWATHGRPSEENAHPHRAGKVVVIHNGIIENYLDLRHELQAKGRTFNSETDTEVISHLIDDYIQQGLSFTPATRAALKRLEGAFSIVVLCEDEPGKILTAKNATPIVIGLGENENFVASDVPALLEYTRKVTFLDDGEMAEVTRDRVTLSDFQGHPIEREPRTITWDTVTAQKSGYKHFLLKEIHEQPQAIIDTMRGRILPEESDVSLGEFDEHGAVLNSIQRIALVACGTAWHACLAGKFYLEELARIPVEVDYGSEFRYRNSPLERHTAVLAVSQSGETADTLAALEGGKSLGLPALAICNVVDASIPRRSDIVLYTHAGPEMSVASTKAFTTQLTALYLLSIYLGRRRGVLDEGRGRQLIDDLINLPAQVQEILAKTKHIEKIAKKYGHAKDFLYLGRGVNYPIALEGALKLKEISYIHAEGYPAGEMKHGPIALIDEEMPVVVLLPKDPVYTKTLSNMKEVEARGGRIIAITDAPSPELEDIAWEIIQVPTTNHLLMPILLTIPLQLLAYYSAVYRGTDVDQPRNLAKSVTVE encoded by the coding sequence ATGTGCGGTATCATCGGCTACATTGGGCATAGAGAGGCAGCGCCGGTCCTGCTCAAAGGACTGCAACGCCTGGAGTATCGGGGATACGATTCGGCGGGAGTCGCTATCTTTGCCAACAGCGGTTCGCGCGACGGCATCCTCGTGCGCCGCTCGGTAGGGAAATTGACGAATCTCGACCGGCTCTTACAAGACCAGCCGGTACATGGCTCGATCGGGATGGGCCACACGCGCTGGGCGACGCATGGGCGCCCGTCGGAAGAAAATGCGCACCCGCACCGGGCCGGCAAGGTTGTGGTCATTCACAATGGCATCATCGAAAACTATCTCGATCTCCGACATGAACTCCAAGCCAAAGGCCGAACCTTCAATTCGGAAACCGATACCGAGGTCATTTCCCATCTGATCGACGATTACATTCAACAGGGCCTCTCCTTCACCCCGGCCACGCGCGCCGCTCTGAAACGGTTGGAAGGTGCGTTCTCCATCGTTGTGCTGTGCGAGGATGAGCCGGGCAAGATTCTCACTGCGAAAAACGCGACTCCCATTGTGATCGGCTTAGGAGAGAATGAAAATTTCGTCGCTTCCGACGTGCCGGCGCTGCTCGAATACACGCGGAAAGTCACCTTCCTCGACGATGGAGAAATGGCGGAGGTCACACGCGATCGTGTCACGCTCTCCGATTTTCAGGGGCACCCGATCGAACGCGAACCGCGCACCATTACGTGGGACACGGTCACCGCCCAGAAAAGCGGCTACAAACATTTTCTGCTCAAAGAGATTCATGAGCAGCCACAGGCTATTATCGACACCATGCGCGGCCGTATTCTCCCCGAGGAAAGCGATGTCTCGTTAGGCGAGTTCGACGAACACGGAGCCGTGCTGAACTCCATACAACGGATCGCGCTGGTCGCGTGCGGCACGGCGTGGCATGCTTGTCTGGCCGGGAAATTCTATCTGGAAGAATTGGCCCGCATTCCCGTGGAGGTCGATTACGGCAGCGAATTTCGCTATCGCAATTCTCCGCTGGAACGGCACACCGCCGTCCTCGCCGTCTCCCAATCTGGCGAGACCGCCGATACCCTCGCCGCCCTTGAAGGAGGCAAGAGTCTGGGGCTCCCGGCTTTGGCCATCTGTAATGTCGTCGATGCTTCGATTCCACGGCGATCGGACATCGTGCTGTACACCCACGCTGGACCGGAGATGAGCGTCGCCTCGACCAAAGCGTTCACCACGCAGCTCACCGCGTTGTACCTCCTGTCCATCTACCTGGGGAGACGACGCGGCGTGCTCGACGAAGGGCGCGGGCGTCAACTGATAGACGATCTCATCAACCTGCCGGCTCAGGTGCAGGAGATTCTCGCGAAAACCAAACACATCGAGAAGATCGCCAAGAAATATGGACACGCCAAGGATTTTCTCTATCTCGGACGCGGGGTGAACTATCCCATCGCGCTGGAAGGTGCCTTGAAGCTCAAAGAGATTTCCTACATCCACGCCGAAGGCTATCCCGCTGGAGAAATGAAGCACGGGCCAATCGCATTGATCGACGAAGAGATGCCAGTGGTGGTGCTGTTGCCGAAAGACCCGGTCTACACCAAGACTCTGAGCAACATGAAAGAAGTCGAAGCCCGCGGCGGGCGCATCATTGCCATCACCGACGCCCCCTCCCCGGAGCTGGAAGACATTGCCTGGGAAATCATCCAGGTGCCGACAACCAATCATCTGCTCATGCCGATTCTGCTGACGATTCCCCTGCAACTCCTCGCCTATTACAGCGCGGTCTATCGCGGCACGGACGTTGACCAGCCACGCAACCTCGCTAAGAGCGTAACGGTGGAGTAA
- the glmU gene encoding bifunctional UDP-N-acetylglucosamine diphosphorylase/glucosamine-1-phosphate N-acetyltransferase GlmU, translating to MEQFGVVVLAAGLGKRMRSAQAKVLHRLAGQPLLTRVLDAAQRLHPDTLVVVVGHQADEVQHQCGREGVAFALQEEQRGTGDAVRAAQPYFDNFHGNILIVCGDTPLLTTNTLSQFVQQHRERQATLSVLTIRLDDPAQYGRVIRTPDGQVCKIVEARDATEAERAVHEINSGIYCVRSDFLFSALQQLQPQNAQGEYYLTDIVAQAVTANLPAYAVLAHDPSEVGGINSREDLAMMEKARQAQLRSQWMAAGVTLEDPDTVYIEEEVMIGQDTIIGPNTQLRGKTTIGERCRIDGSAYILDSKIGNDAHVRFSVVLNESELGNQTDVGPFAHLRGGTVLAPKAEIGNFVEVKKSLIGEHTKAKHLAYIGDAEIGRDANIGAGTITCNYDGFRKHKTKIGDRVQVGSDTTLIAPITIHDDVYIATATTVRRDVPAGALVFNSRQEQVREGWTASKRAKEAAKKA from the coding sequence ATGGAACAATTCGGAGTGGTGGTTCTTGCGGCGGGGTTGGGGAAACGGATGCGTTCCGCGCAGGCCAAAGTATTGCACCGTTTGGCTGGCCAACCTTTACTGACGCGTGTGCTCGACGCGGCGCAACGCTTACATCCTGACACCCTGGTGGTGGTCGTCGGTCATCAAGCCGACGAGGTGCAACACCAATGTGGCAGGGAAGGCGTGGCCTTTGCCTTGCAAGAGGAACAACGCGGCACCGGCGATGCCGTGCGCGCTGCACAACCGTACTTCGATAATTTTCACGGCAATATCCTGATCGTCTGCGGCGATACGCCACTGCTGACGACCAATACGCTCTCGCAGTTCGTCCAGCAGCATCGTGAGCGTCAGGCCACGCTATCCGTCCTCACCATCCGCCTGGATGACCCGGCCCAATACGGGCGCGTGATCCGCACGCCGGATGGCCAGGTGTGCAAGATTGTCGAAGCGCGCGATGCCACCGAGGCAGAACGCGCCGTGCACGAAATCAACAGCGGCATTTATTGCGTGCGCTCCGATTTTCTCTTTTCAGCGTTGCAACAGCTCCAGCCGCAGAACGCACAGGGAGAATACTATCTGACGGATATTGTGGCCCAGGCGGTGACTGCGAACCTGCCGGCCTACGCGGTGCTCGCCCACGACCCCAGCGAAGTAGGCGGTATCAATTCTCGGGAGGATCTCGCCATGATGGAAAAAGCGCGACAGGCTCAGCTCCGCAGCCAGTGGATGGCCGCTGGCGTCACGTTAGAAGACCCGGACACCGTGTACATTGAGGAAGAAGTCATGATCGGTCAAGATACGATCATCGGTCCCAACACCCAGCTCAGAGGCAAAACCACGATCGGCGAGCGTTGTCGTATCGATGGCAGCGCCTACATTCTCGACAGCAAAATCGGCAACGATGCCCACGTGCGTTTCTCTGTAGTGTTGAACGAAAGTGAGCTGGGAAATCAGACCGATGTCGGCCCCTTCGCACATTTGCGCGGCGGCACGGTGTTGGCCCCGAAAGCGGAGATCGGCAACTTCGTTGAGGTCAAAAAATCGCTGATCGGCGAACACACCAAAGCCAAGCATCTGGCGTACATCGGCGACGCGGAGATTGGCCGCGACGCGAACATCGGCGCCGGCACCATCACCTGCAATTACGACGGGTTTCGCAAACACAAGACCAAGATCGGCGATCGCGTGCAGGTCGGGTCCGACACTACGCTGATCGCGCCCATCACCATTCACGACGATGTGTACATCGCCACCGCCACCACAGTGCGCCGCGACGTACCTGCTGGAGCGCTGGTCTTCAACTCGCGCCAAGAACAAGTGCGCGAGGGCTGGACAGCAAGCAAACGCGCGAAGGAAGCGGCGAAAAAGGCTTAA
- the selA gene encoding L-seryl-tRNA(Sec) selenium transferase, producing MKPAVSEATSARLRSLPSVEKLLQSPTLIPALQRYRHAYVVESVRAVLAEMRREILAGSETAAVDEDVVLRRIAAHLREAGQSPLRSVVNATGTVLHTNLGRALLATAAVEEIVRAATSPVTLEYALDEGGRGDRDGIVEEDLLALTGAEAATVVNNNAAAVLLALNSIAEGKEGIVSRGELIEIGGSFRIPDVMRKSGVILREVGTTNRTHLHDYAEAISPQTGVLLKVHPSNYRIVGFTSGVTLEALVALGAEHRVPVMEDLGAGALIDLSAFGLPKEPVVAERIAAGADLVTFSGDKLLGGPQAGIIVGRKEWIARIKKNPLKRVLRPDKLTLAALSGTLRLYRQSPDLTAELPTLRWLTRSRAEMDAVAAQALPLLQARLGAEFLLTVEDAAAQIGSGALPEEDLPSRVVAIRHSQLAGEKIAARFRTADPPILGRIRGEAFLLDLRGIFAAEDLVPNEST from the coding sequence ATGAAACCTGCGGTGAGCGAGGCGACGAGCGCGCGGCTACGCTCCTTACCCTCGGTGGAAAAACTGCTCCAGTCTCCGACGCTTATCCCGGCGTTACAACGCTATCGCCACGCCTATGTCGTGGAATCCGTGCGGGCAGTGTTAGCCGAGATGCGGCGGGAGATTCTCGCTGGCAGCGAGACCGCAGCGGTCGATGAAGACGTGGTCCTGCGACGGATTGCTGCGCACCTACGCGAGGCAGGACAGAGTCCTTTGCGCTCCGTCGTCAATGCAACCGGGACGGTGTTGCACACGAACCTGGGGCGAGCCTTGTTGGCCACAGCAGCGGTGGAAGAGATCGTACGCGCGGCTACCTCGCCGGTCACGTTGGAATATGCCCTCGACGAAGGCGGGCGCGGCGATCGTGACGGCATCGTCGAGGAGGACCTCTTGGCGCTCACTGGTGCCGAGGCGGCGACGGTGGTCAACAACAACGCTGCTGCCGTGTTGTTGGCGCTGAACTCCATAGCCGAAGGCAAAGAAGGCATTGTGTCGCGCGGAGAGTTGATCGAGATTGGTGGCTCGTTCCGCATTCCCGACGTGATGCGGAAAAGCGGCGTTATTCTGCGTGAAGTCGGTACCACGAACCGCACCCATCTTCACGACTATGCGGAAGCGATCAGTCCGCAAACCGGCGTCTTGCTTAAAGTGCATCCCAGCAACTACCGCATCGTCGGATTCACCAGCGGCGTGACATTAGAAGCGCTCGTGGCGCTCGGAGCTGAACATCGGGTGCCGGTGATGGAAGATCTCGGCGCTGGCGCGTTGATCGACCTCTCCGCTTTCGGCTTGCCGAAAGAGCCGGTGGTGGCCGAACGGATCGCCGCCGGAGCCGACCTCGTGACCTTTAGCGGAGACAAACTGCTGGGCGGGCCACAGGCTGGGATTATCGTTGGCCGCAAAGAATGGATCGCGCGCATCAAGAAAAATCCACTCAAACGGGTCTTGCGTCCGGACAAGCTTACGCTCGCCGCCCTCAGCGGCACCTTGCGGCTGTATCGTCAGTCTCCCGATTTGACGGCGGAACTGCCGACCTTGCGTTGGTTGACGCGCTCACGCGCGGAGATGGACGCGGTGGCAGCCCAGGCTTTGCCCTTGTTGCAGGCTCGCTTGGGGGCGGAATTTCTGCTGACCGTCGAAGATGCGGCAGCGCAGATTGGCAGCGGTGCGCTCCCTGAGGAAGACCTGCCCAGTCGGGTCGTTGCCATTCGCCACTCACAGCTTGCAGGAGAAAAAATCGCGGCACGGTTTCGTACGGCGGACCCGCCCATCCTGGGGCGCATTCGCGGTGAAGCCTTTCTGCTCGATCTCCGTGGGATCTTTGCTGCGGAAGACCTCGTGCCCAACGAAAGCACCTGA
- a CDS encoding polysaccharide deacetylase has protein sequence MSKNVSICLSFDFDAMSIWLGPMRSKSPSTISRGEFGAVGAERLLDLLRRRQVLASWFVPGHTIDTYPKIVQKIADSGHEIGHHGYLHENPASVPPDEERRILERGSECIRRVTGKSPVGYRSPAWDLSPHSVSLLLELGFRYDSSLMANDFTPYYCRVGDEAPKDGPYVFGKEVDLVELPVDWSLDDWPYFGLHWPAHHVGLRTPDEVYSIWAADFDFLYQRLGAGVFILTMHPQVIGRGHRLLMLERLIDYMKSHAGVTFSTMGQVAAEWQQTHPLAKP, from the coding sequence ATGTCCAAGAATGTTTCCATCTGCTTATCCTTCGATTTCGACGCCATGTCCATTTGGCTCGGCCCCATGCGCTCCAAGTCGCCTAGCACGATCTCGCGTGGCGAATTTGGCGCGGTCGGAGCGGAACGTTTGCTCGATCTGCTCCGCCGCCGGCAAGTGCTGGCGTCCTGGTTCGTTCCAGGGCATACCATCGACACCTATCCCAAGATTGTCCAGAAAATTGCGGACTCCGGTCACGAGATCGGCCACCACGGGTATCTCCACGAGAACCCCGCGTCAGTGCCGCCGGACGAAGAGCGCCGCATTCTGGAGCGCGGCAGCGAGTGCATTCGCCGTGTTACCGGAAAATCCCCGGTCGGCTATCGCTCACCAGCGTGGGATCTCAGTCCGCACTCCGTCAGCCTCCTCCTCGAACTTGGGTTCCGGTACGATTCCAGCCTGATGGCAAACGACTTCACGCCGTACTACTGTCGGGTCGGCGATGAGGCCCCCAAGGACGGTCCTTATGTATTCGGCAAGGAAGTGGATCTTGTGGAACTGCCGGTGGACTGGAGTTTAGACGACTGGCCCTATTTTGGTCTGCACTGGCCGGCGCATCACGTGGGGCTGCGCACGCCGGACGAAGTCTACAGCATCTGGGCAGCGGATTTCGATTTTCTCTACCAGCGTCTCGGTGCGGGGGTTTTTATCCTCACCATGCACCCGCAAGTGATCGGTCGCGGCCATCGTTTGCTCATGCTCGAACGTTTAATCGACTACATGAAAAGCCATGCGGGAGTCACCTTCTCGACCATGGGACAAGTGGCGGCGGAATGGCAACAAACCCATCCGTTGGCAAAGCCGTAA
- a CDS encoding VOC family protein produces the protein MVQVTELGYMGIGVKDLEAWKNFATAIVGLELSEEGERDRCYLRMDYWHHRIVLHANGSDDLEYLGFRVAGGEEFAEMQHQLTEAGITYRVGSEEEAIERHVLGVLKLSDPSGNPVEIFHGPEIQFNRPFHPGRRMHGRFKTGTGGLGHCIIRQEDAQAAYRFYRALGMRGGVEYKIQFGQQVVTPTFMHCNDRDHTVAFGVGPSKRRINHVMLEVDTMDDVGLAEELVRGHKIPVTIKPGKHSNDHMYSFYFRNPSGWMMEYGWGARAATHQSEYYVRDVYGHEPEDGGFGE, from the coding sequence ATGGTTCAAGTTACGGAGTTAGGCTACATGGGCATCGGGGTCAAAGATCTCGAGGCATGGAAAAACTTTGCTACCGCCATCGTCGGCCTGGAACTGTCCGAGGAAGGCGAACGTGATCGTTGCTACCTGCGCATGGATTACTGGCATCACCGGATCGTGCTCCATGCGAACGGCAGCGATGATCTTGAGTATCTCGGTTTCCGTGTCGCTGGAGGTGAGGAATTCGCCGAAATGCAGCACCAACTGACCGAGGCGGGTATCACGTATCGCGTGGGTTCAGAGGAAGAAGCCATTGAGCGCCATGTGCTCGGGGTGCTCAAACTTAGCGATCCGAGCGGGAACCCCGTCGAGATTTTTCACGGGCCTGAGATCCAGTTCAATCGACCGTTTCATCCCGGGCGACGGATGCATGGGCGCTTCAAGACTGGCACCGGCGGTCTCGGGCACTGTATTATCCGTCAGGAGGACGCCCAAGCGGCCTATCGCTTTTATCGCGCCTTGGGCATGCGCGGCGGGGTCGAATACAAGATTCAATTCGGTCAACAGGTGGTGACGCCGACGTTCATGCACTGCAACGACCGCGACCACACCGTCGCTTTCGGGGTTGGTCCATCGAAGCGTCGGATCAACCATGTGATGCTCGAGGTGGATACCATGGACGACGTAGGGCTCGCCGAAGAACTGGTGCGTGGACACAAGATTCCGGTCACGATTAAACCCGGCAAACACTCCAACGACCACATGTACTCGTTCTACTTCCGTAATCCTTCCGGATGGATGATGGAGTACGGCTGGGGAGCACGGGCCGCGACGCATCAATCGGAATACTACGTGCGCGATGTCTACGGTCACGAGCCCGAGGACGGAGGATTCGGCGAGTAA
- a CDS encoding MFS transporter, with protein MRGVRLLVLSVIWVCSFFLILDRVNISLAAPRIMDELKFDGTHMGLILSIYYWGYLLGHFGSGLVSDRVRLRRVTGWMIFIWSMLTALTGACTALWQFGVVRLLFGVSEGATANLNHKLQNNWLLPSERGRAYGIFIGCAYLGIAFGMPMVGWMISTWNWRVMFLMVGLLTLAMLALFVVVIRDHPHLHPWLSEEEKRDFQATLAQGRVELDAQGHDDSEIPLRERIAALASIRAFWFLCIASFFAIGVYFTAMSWLPGYLVKERGFTILNSGIYLIIPYLAAFAGMFFGGTLGDRFGNRSLIALITGILTFPALLGLAWSEGVFMTILMMSVALFLNSAAVNGIAVLVFDLIPAQVFGTAIGTVGGLAGGLGGVLGPLLLGYLYDRTGTFFWGFLVLGLSAVAGGLILLPVIGDERRVKQEKARQQATVAAPAVMEAASS; from the coding sequence ATGCGCGGTGTTCGCCTGCTGGTTCTCAGTGTCATCTGGGTCTGCTCGTTTTTCCTTATTCTCGATCGCGTGAATATCTCGCTCGCCGCCCCGCGCATCATGGATGAACTCAAGTTCGACGGCACCCATATGGGGCTGATCCTCAGCATTTACTACTGGGGATATTTACTCGGACACTTCGGCAGCGGCTTGGTGAGCGATCGGGTGCGGCTCCGTCGCGTCACTGGGTGGATGATTTTCATTTGGAGCATGCTGACCGCGCTCACCGGGGCCTGTACGGCGCTGTGGCAGTTCGGCGTCGTTCGCTTGCTTTTCGGCGTGTCCGAAGGAGCCACCGCGAATCTGAACCATAAGTTGCAGAATAACTGGTTGCTGCCCAGCGAGCGTGGACGCGCCTATGGCATCTTCATCGGCTGCGCGTACCTGGGCATCGCTTTCGGCATGCCCATGGTGGGCTGGATGATTAGCACGTGGAACTGGCGGGTCATGTTCCTGATGGTCGGGCTACTGACTTTGGCAATGCTGGCGCTGTTCGTCGTGGTGATTCGCGATCATCCCCATCTGCACCCCTGGCTTTCGGAAGAGGAGAAACGCGATTTCCAAGCAACCCTTGCGCAGGGACGAGTCGAACTGGACGCTCAGGGACATGACGACAGCGAGATCCCCTTGCGCGAACGGATTGCGGCGCTCGCGAGTATCCGCGCCTTCTGGTTCCTGTGTATCGCTTCCTTTTTTGCTATCGGCGTCTACTTCACGGCCATGAGCTGGCTGCCTGGGTACCTGGTCAAAGAACGCGGCTTCACGATTCTGAATAGCGGCATCTATTTGATCATCCCGTATCTGGCGGCGTTCGCGGGCATGTTCTTCGGCGGCACGCTGGGCGACCGTTTTGGCAACCGCAGTCTCATAGCGCTGATTACCGGTATCCTCACCTTCCCCGCGCTGCTCGGTTTGGCGTGGAGCGAAGGCGTGTTCATGACCATTCTGATGATGAGCGTCGCATTGTTCCTGAATTCTGCCGCCGTCAACGGTATTGCCGTTCTGGTGTTCGACCTCATTCCAGCCCAAGTCTTCGGCACGGCGATCGGCACAGTAGGCGGCTTAGCCGGTGGACTCGGCGGCGTGCTCGGCCCGCTGCTACTTGGCTATTTGTACGATCGAACCGGCACGTTCTTCTGGGGATTTCTCGTCCTTGGCCTGAGTGCAGTTGCCGGTGGTCTCATCTTATTGCCCGTGATTGGAGACGAACGTAGAGTTAAACAAGAAAAGGCCAGACAGCAGGCGACGGTTGCCGCGCCGGCCGTCATGGAAGCCGCGTCCTCATAG
- a CDS encoding VOC family protein gives MITKGVSHIAIGVRNMDRSLAFYRDQLGFQVVRDEVQKTKGTVLPAVYKDAHEERRVATLYWKRGKDEAFLVLSEHNDKPVSGEAIKLDQIGIHHFAFWVENLPKVYEELKAKGVAFVVPPSVTKTADGNFNSAFVVDPDGILVQLDELVE, from the coding sequence ATGATCACTAAAGGCGTTTCTCACATTGCGATCGGCGTCCGCAACATGGACAGGTCGCTCGCGTTCTACCGCGACCAATTGGGCTTCCAGGTCGTGCGTGACGAAGTCCAGAAGACGAAGGGCACGGTGCTTCCCGCTGTCTACAAGGACGCCCACGAAGAGCGGCGAGTTGCCACGCTCTACTGGAAGAGGGGGAAAGACGAGGCGTTTCTCGTGCTGTCCGAACACAACGACAAGCCGGTGAGCGGTGAAGCCATCAAACTCGACCAGATCGGCATCCACCACTTTGCCTTCTGGGTCGAGAATCTTCCCAAAGTCTACGAAGAACTGAAAGCCAAAGGCGTCGCATTCGTCGTGCCGCCAAGTGTGACCAAGACGGCCGACGGCAACTTTAACAGTGCCTTCGTCGTCGATCCGGACGGTATTCTCGTGCAGCTTGATGAGCTGGTGGAATAA